Proteins from a genomic interval of Micromonospora sp. NBC_00389:
- a CDS encoding acyl-CoA dehydrogenase family protein has protein sequence MELTLSAEQAAVRQLAAEFADRELVPHAAAWDRRESVDPTIVGMLGDLGFLGLTIAESDGGSGGDHLAYCLVLEELGRGDSAVRGIVSVSLGLVAKSIAAHGSVEQRAEWLPRLCSGAVLGCFALTEPDSGSDAAALRTRAVRDGTDWLLTGTKTFITNGTTADVALVFARTGGPGHRGITAFLVPTGSPGLTRREIHGKLGLRGQATGELRFDEVRVPDAARLGAEGAGFRLALATLAKGRMSVAAGCVGIAQGCLDAAVGYAGQRTQFGKPIAGHQLVQQLLAGIAVDTAAARLLVWQVADLIDRGQPFATEASMAKLFASEAAVRSANNAVQVFGGYGYIDEYPVGKYLRDARVATLYEGTSQIQQLLIGRALTGVNAF, from the coding sequence ATGGAGCTCACCCTCTCCGCCGAGCAGGCGGCGGTCCGTCAGCTCGCCGCCGAGTTCGCCGACCGGGAGCTGGTGCCGCACGCGGCGGCCTGGGATCGCCGTGAGTCGGTCGATCCGACCATCGTGGGCATGCTCGGCGACCTGGGCTTTCTGGGGCTGACCATCGCCGAGTCCGACGGCGGTTCCGGGGGCGACCACCTCGCGTACTGCCTCGTCCTGGAAGAGCTCGGCCGGGGAGACTCGGCCGTGCGCGGCATCGTGTCGGTCTCACTCGGCCTGGTCGCGAAGTCGATCGCCGCGCACGGGTCGGTCGAGCAGCGGGCCGAGTGGCTGCCCCGGCTCTGCTCCGGCGCCGTTCTCGGCTGCTTCGCGCTGACCGAACCGGACAGCGGCTCGGACGCGGCCGCCCTGCGGACCCGCGCGGTGCGCGACGGCACCGACTGGCTGCTCACCGGCACGAAGACGTTCATCACCAACGGCACCACCGCCGACGTGGCGCTGGTCTTCGCCCGCACCGGTGGCCCCGGGCACCGGGGCATCACGGCGTTCCTGGTGCCGACCGGCAGCCCCGGGCTGACGCGGCGGGAGATCCACGGCAAGCTCGGCCTGCGCGGGCAGGCCACCGGGGAACTGCGCTTCGACGAGGTACGGGTGCCCGACGCGGCCCGCCTCGGCGCGGAGGGCGCCGGGTTCCGCCTGGCGCTGGCCACCCTGGCCAAGGGCCGGATGTCGGTCGCCGCCGGCTGCGTCGGCATCGCCCAGGGTTGCCTCGACGCGGCGGTCGGCTACGCCGGGCAGCGGACCCAGTTCGGCAAGCCGATCGCCGGTCACCAGCTCGTCCAGCAACTGCTCGCCGGCATCGCGGTGGATACCGCCGCGGCCCGGCTGCTGGTGTGGCAGGTGGCCGACCTGATCGACCGCGGCCAGCCGTTCGCCACCGAGGCGTCGATGGCCAAGCTCTTCGCGAGCGAGGCCGCCGTCCGGTCGGCCAACAACGCGGTCCAGGTCTTCGGGGGGTACGGCTACATCGACGAGTACCCGGTCGGCAAATACCTGCGCGATGCCCGGGTCGCCACCCTCTACGAGGGCACCAGCCAGATCCAGCAGCTCCTCATCGGACGCGCGCTCACCGGCGTCAACGCCTTCTAG